A genomic stretch from Marinimicrobium sp. C6131 includes:
- the rmf gene encoding ribosome modulation factor has protein sequence MKRQKRNQTARAFGKGYQAGIAGRSRSLCPHESGTARQEWLSGWREARTDQWDGYNMAAQVQKLNNLSPH, from the coding sequence ATGAAACGTCAAAAGCGTAACCAGACAGCTCGCGCATTTGGTAAGGGTTATCAAGCCGGTATTGCGGGTCGGTCCCGCAGCCTGTGTCCGCACGAGAGCGGCACAGCGCGCCAGGAATGGCTCTCCGGTTGGCGCGAAGCGCGCACGGATCAGTGGGATGGTTACAATATGGCCGCTCAAGTGCAAAAACTGAACAATTTGTCCCCTCACTGA
- a CDS encoding pirin family protein: MQRQLQQLIPALATSDGAGVRIKRSLGQSQQARLDPFLMLDEFNSESKDDYIGGFPSHPHRGFETVTYMLEGHMLHEDHMGNRGDLKSGDVQWMTAGRGIIHSEMPQQEEGRMHGFQMWLNLPAAEKMKPAAYRDIPASDIPTLELANGGKVKVIAGSVTADGKTVEGPIQGLSTEPRYWDVQLPAGATFEQALPKGLNAFLYVFEGDLTVGEPPRQLKNGAAGVLSDGESLSITAGAQGARTLVLAGQPIREPIAQYGPFVMNTPEEIEEAINDYRAGRLGG, encoded by the coding sequence ATGCAACGCCAACTGCAACAACTGATTCCGGCCCTCGCCACCAGCGACGGTGCCGGCGTGCGGATCAAGCGCAGCCTGGGGCAGAGCCAGCAGGCGCGCCTGGATCCCTTCCTGATGCTCGACGAGTTCAACTCCGAGAGCAAGGACGACTACATCGGCGGTTTCCCGTCTCATCCGCACCGCGGGTTTGAAACGGTGACCTACATGCTCGAAGGTCATATGTTGCACGAGGACCACATGGGCAACCGGGGCGACCTGAAAAGTGGCGACGTGCAGTGGATGACCGCCGGACGGGGCATCATCCATTCCGAGATGCCGCAACAGGAAGAAGGTCGTATGCACGGCTTCCAGATGTGGCTGAACCTGCCCGCGGCGGAGAAAATGAAGCCGGCGGCCTACCGGGACATTCCGGCCAGCGACATCCCGACGCTGGAATTGGCGAACGGCGGCAAAGTAAAGGTCATTGCCGGTAGTGTGACGGCCGATGGCAAAACGGTGGAAGGCCCGATTCAGGGATTGAGCACCGAGCCGCGTTACTGGGATGTGCAACTGCCCGCTGGCGCCACCTTCGAGCAGGCACTGCCGAAAGGCCTGAATGCCTTCCTGTACGTGTTCGAAGGCGACCTCACGGTCGGCGAACCGCCACGGCAACTGAAAAACGGGGCGGCCGGCGTGCTGAGTGATGGCGAGTCATTGAGCATCACCGCCGGTGCGCAAGGGGCACGCACCCTGGTGTTGGCCGGCCAACCGATCCGTGAGCCCATCGCCCAGTACGGACCCTTCGTGATGAACACCCCGGAGGAGATCGAGGAAGCGATCAATGATTACCGGGCCGGGCGGTTGGGGGGGTAA
- a CDS encoding ABC transporter ATP-binding protein, giving the protein MFAFFESLLKPFPVEEPQQPPKSLVAFCRHYTKGAGKFLLTMSFMAALIAVMEVALFQFLGLTVDWLGQYSPTELWAERGTELWLMAFVVLIAIPVTVFFHSTLIHQTLLGNYPMIIRWQAHRYLLGQSVAFFQDEFAGRIATKVMQTALAVRETVMKLLDITVYVLVYFTSMLVLLGSLDWRLMVPLGVWFIAYIALLRYFLPRLSAVATRQANARADMTGRIVDTYTNIATVKLFSHSRRESDYARDGMERFLHSVYPQMRLATLLNSGVWGINALLIFSSAALSIWLWSGDIISVGAIAAAMGLVLRLNGMSQWIMWEVSTLFENIGTAKDGINTLSHPRAVGDAEQAQPLNVRDGGIEFDQVTFHYDKGEGVLENFSLNIKPGEKIGLVGRSGAGKSTLVNLLLRFYDIEKGQIRIDGQDISQVQQETLRAQIGMITQDTALLHRSVRDNLLYGKPGATEEEMIEAAKQAEAHDFILGLSDAEGRTGYDAHVGERGVKLSGGQRQRIAIARVLLKDAPILIMDEATSALDSEVESIIQANLSRLMEGKTVIAIAHRLSTIAALDRLIVLDQGKIVEQGTHSQLIAEGGLYAQLWSHQSGGFLGEE; this is encoded by the coding sequence ATGTTCGCGTTTTTCGAAAGCCTGCTCAAACCCTTCCCGGTCGAAGAGCCGCAACAACCGCCCAAAAGTCTGGTGGCCTTCTGTCGCCACTATACCAAAGGCGCCGGCAAATTCCTGTTAACCATGTCCTTCATGGCCGCTCTGATTGCGGTCATGGAGGTGGCCCTGTTTCAGTTCCTGGGGCTGACCGTCGACTGGCTCGGCCAGTACAGCCCGACCGAACTCTGGGCCGAACGCGGCACGGAACTGTGGTTGATGGCCTTTGTGGTCCTGATCGCCATTCCGGTCACGGTGTTCTTTCACTCCACGCTGATTCACCAGACCCTGCTCGGCAACTACCCCATGATCATCCGCTGGCAGGCGCACCGCTACCTGCTCGGTCAGAGCGTCGCCTTCTTCCAGGACGAATTCGCTGGACGCATCGCCACCAAAGTCATGCAGACCGCCCTGGCGGTTCGTGAAACAGTCATGAAACTCCTGGACATCACCGTCTATGTGCTGGTGTATTTCACCAGCATGCTGGTGCTGCTGGGCTCACTCGACTGGCGACTGATGGTGCCGCTCGGCGTCTGGTTTATTGCCTACATCGCCCTGCTGCGCTACTTCCTGCCGCGCCTGTCCGCCGTCGCCACCCGACAGGCCAATGCCCGGGCCGACATGACCGGGCGCATTGTGGACACCTACACCAACATCGCCACGGTCAAACTCTTCTCCCATTCCCGGCGCGAGTCCGATTACGCCCGGGACGGCATGGAGCGGTTTCTGCACAGCGTCTACCCGCAAATGCGCCTGGCCACCCTGCTCAACAGCGGTGTCTGGGGCATCAACGCCCTGCTGATCTTCAGCAGCGCCGCGCTGTCCATCTGGCTGTGGAGCGGCGACATCATTTCGGTCGGCGCCATTGCCGCCGCCATGGGCCTGGTGCTGCGTTTGAACGGCATGTCCCAGTGGATCATGTGGGAAGTCTCCACCCTGTTTGAAAATATCGGCACCGCCAAAGACGGCATCAACACCCTCTCGCACCCGCGTGCGGTCGGCGATGCGGAACAGGCCCAACCGCTGAACGTCCGTGACGGCGGCATTGAATTCGATCAGGTGACCTTTCACTACGACAAAGGCGAAGGGGTGTTGGAGAACTTCTCCCTGAACATCAAGCCCGGCGAAAAGATTGGCCTGGTCGGTCGCTCCGGCGCCGGCAAATCCACCCTCGTCAACCTGCTGCTGCGCTTCTACGACATTGAGAAGGGGCAGATCCGGATCGACGGTCAGGACATCAGTCAGGTTCAGCAGGAAACCCTGCGCGCCCAGATCGGCATGATCACCCAGGACACCGCCCTGCTCCATCGCTCCGTGCGCGACAACCTGCTGTACGGCAAGCCCGGTGCGACGGAAGAGGAAATGATCGAAGCCGCCAAACAGGCCGAAGCCCACGACTTTATTCTCGGATTGAGCGATGCCGAAGGACGCACAGGTTACGATGCCCACGTGGGCGAACGCGGGGTGAAACTCTCCGGTGGCCAGCGCCAGCGTATCGCCATCGCCCGGGTGCTACTGAAAGATGCCCCGATCCTGATCATGGACGAGGCCACCTCGGCCCTGGATTCGGAAGTGGAAAGTATCATCCAGGCCAACCTGAGCCGCCTCATGGAAGGCAAAACCGTTATCGCCATCGCACACCGGTTGTCCACCATCGCCGCGCTGGACCGGTTGATCGTGTTGGACCAGGGAAAGATTGTCGAACAGGGAACCCATTCGCAATTGATTGCCGAAGGTGGACTGTATGCGCAGTTGTGGTCGCATCAGTCCGGTGGGTTTTTGGGGGAGGAGTGA
- the hepT gene encoding type VII toxin-antitoxin system HepT family RNase toxin, producing the protein MDRALIEEKVESLRRCVRRVEQKLPASLTELLSDLDAQDIVALNLTRAVQLCVDMSAHWLAEHSDAPAPKTMGQGFDALAKVGVIESALAERMKKAVGFRNVMVHSYDEIDWAIVYAIGSRHLDDFKLFARALLAAQ; encoded by the coding sequence GTGGATAGGGCTTTGATAGAGGAGAAAGTCGAGTCACTCCGGCGTTGCGTCCGGCGGGTTGAGCAAAAGCTCCCGGCGTCTTTGACGGAATTGCTGTCGGATCTGGATGCGCAAGATATCGTTGCTCTGAACTTGACTCGCGCCGTTCAGCTCTGCGTGGACATGTCCGCACACTGGCTGGCCGAACATTCCGATGCTCCCGCGCCAAAAACCATGGGGCAGGGCTTTGATGCCCTGGCGAAAGTGGGGGTCATTGAATCCGCGTTAGCAGAGAGGATGAAGAAAGCCGTTGGCTTCAGAAATGTGATGGTTCACAGTTACGATGAAATTGACTGGGCCATTGTCTATGCGATTGGAAGTCGCCACCTGGATGATTTCAAGCTATTCGCCCGAGCACTTTTGGCTGCCCAATGA
- the rlmKL gene encoding bifunctional 23S rRNA (guanine(2069)-N(7))-methyltransferase RlmK/23S rRNA (guanine(2445)-N(2))-methyltransferase RlmL produces the protein MISMNLFATCPKGLEGLLYQELDAIGAQHLKETVAGVAFEGDIALAYRACLWSRLANKILLPLAEFPVGDQNTLYNGARNIPWEEHLGPQSTLLVDFIGSSGAIRNTQFGALKIKDAIVDRIRDVTGDRPSVSKQHPDLRINARLNKGKVTISLDLSGESLHRRGYRTKQGTAPMKENLAAGVLIRAGWPDIAARGGALIDPMCGSGTLLVEAALIAADIAPGLGRARFGFEQWLNHRNDIWLELREEAIARKRAGLAKSRPEIRGYDANLSVIRAAEDNIIQAELDDWLRVSRKELADLKQPTHKVLEPGLVITNPPYGERLGDVESLKLLYQHLGERLKTEFRGWRAGIFTGNPELGKQMGLRAEKKYRLYNGTLPAELLMFSIEESQFVSAAPKPLKAELEADAPLSSGAQMLANRLQKNLKQLAKWAKKQNINAYRLYDADMPEYSAAIDLYRSEQGDLYAHVQEYAAPKSVDEARAEQRFAEIQAAVPRALDIHPDRVSYKQRRRHKHSDGSQYQKLAERPDGEIINVIEGQARLQVNLWQYLDTGLFLDHRPVRLKIAEMANNKRFLNLFCYTASASVHAALGGARFTLSVDMSNTYLKWARNNLALNGLSDTKHRTEQADCVEWLKTNEQEFDLILLDPPSFSNSKKMPGVLDIQRDHVDLIEGAMKALAKGGTLIFSTNLRTFAMDRAALSEYKLEDITPQTIDKDFQRNPKIHQCWLVRW, from the coding sequence ATGATATCTATGAACCTGTTTGCCACCTGCCCCAAGGGCCTTGAAGGACTGCTGTACCAGGAACTGGACGCCATTGGCGCCCAACACCTCAAGGAAACCGTGGCGGGCGTCGCCTTCGAAGGGGACATTGCCCTCGCCTACCGGGCCTGCCTCTGGTCCCGCCTGGCCAACAAGATCCTGCTGCCCCTGGCGGAATTTCCTGTCGGTGACCAGAACACCCTCTACAATGGCGCAAGAAACATCCCCTGGGAAGAACACCTGGGTCCCCAGAGCACCCTGCTGGTGGACTTTATCGGCAGTAGCGGCGCCATTCGCAACACCCAGTTTGGCGCCCTGAAAATCAAGGACGCCATTGTCGATCGCATTCGCGATGTGACCGGTGATCGCCCATCGGTCAGCAAACAGCACCCGGACCTGCGCATCAACGCCCGCCTGAACAAAGGCAAAGTCACCATCAGCCTGGACCTGTCCGGGGAGAGCCTGCACCGTCGGGGCTACCGCACCAAACAGGGCACCGCCCCGATGAAGGAAAACCTGGCGGCCGGCGTCCTTATCCGCGCCGGCTGGCCGGACATCGCCGCCCGTGGCGGCGCTCTGATCGACCCCATGTGCGGCTCCGGTACCCTGCTGGTGGAGGCCGCCCTGATCGCCGCGGACATTGCCCCCGGTCTGGGCCGTGCCCGGTTTGGCTTTGAGCAGTGGCTCAATCACCGCAATGATATCTGGCTGGAACTGCGCGAAGAGGCCATTGCCCGCAAACGCGCCGGCCTCGCCAAATCACGCCCGGAAATCCGCGGCTACGACGCCAATCTGTCCGTCATCCGCGCGGCGGAAGACAATATCATCCAGGCCGAACTGGACGACTGGCTGCGGGTCAGTCGCAAGGAACTCGCCGACCTCAAACAGCCCACCCACAAGGTGCTCGAACCCGGCCTGGTGATCACCAACCCGCCCTACGGCGAGCGCCTGGGGGATGTTGAATCCCTGAAGCTCCTGTATCAGCACCTGGGTGAGCGACTGAAAACCGAATTCAGAGGCTGGCGCGCGGGCATATTCACCGGCAACCCCGAGCTGGGCAAACAGATGGGCCTGCGGGCGGAAAAGAAATACCGCCTCTATAACGGCACCCTGCCCGCCGAGCTGCTGATGTTCTCTATTGAAGAAAGCCAGTTCGTCAGCGCCGCGCCCAAGCCCCTGAAGGCCGAACTCGAGGCCGACGCCCCGCTGTCCTCCGGCGCCCAGATGCTCGCCAACCGGCTGCAAAAGAATCTGAAACAGCTGGCGAAGTGGGCGAAAAAGCAGAACATTAACGCCTATCGCCTCTACGACGCCGATATGCCCGAGTACTCGGCCGCCATCGACCTGTACCGCTCCGAGCAGGGCGACCTCTACGCTCACGTTCAGGAGTACGCCGCCCCCAAATCCGTGGACGAAGCCCGGGCCGAGCAGCGCTTCGCGGAGATTCAGGCCGCCGTCCCCCGGGCTCTGGATATTCACCCGGACCGGGTCAGCTACAAACAGCGCCGCCGGCACAAACACTCCGACGGCAGCCAGTACCAGAAGCTCGCCGAGCGCCCGGACGGAGAGATCATCAACGTGATCGAAGGCCAGGCACGCCTGCAGGTCAACCTGTGGCAATATCTGGATACCGGATTATTTCTCGATCATCGCCCGGTACGGCTGAAAATCGCCGAAATGGCGAACAACAAACGCTTTCTGAACCTGTTCTGCTACACCGCCAGCGCCAGCGTTCACGCCGCCCTGGGCGGCGCCCGGTTCACTCTCAGTGTGGATATGTCCAACACCTACCTGAAATGGGCCCGCAACAACCTGGCCCTGAACGGCCTGAGTGACACCAAGCACCGCACCGAACAGGCCGACTGCGTGGAGTGGCTGAAAACCAACGAACAGGAATTTGATCTGATTCTGCTCGACCCGCCGAGCTTCTCCAACTCCAAGAAAATGCCCGGCGTACTGGACATTCAACGGGACCATGTGGATTTGATCGAAGGCGCCATGAAGGCGTTGGCCAAAGGCGGAACCCTGATTTTCTCCACCAATTTACGCACGTTTGCGATGGATCGGGCGGCGTTGAGCGAATATAAGCTCGAAGACATAACCCCCCAGACCATTGATAAGGATTTTCAACGAAATCCGAAGATTCATCAGTGTTGGCTGGTTCGTTGGTAG
- a CDS encoding polysaccharide biosynthesis protein — protein sequence MLEALFESSRTTKRVISLIYDTVAIVTAFYAAVFLRLGTFNSQFLDKDVTVISITLVVSLAVFIRMGMYRAILRYMSTPAMLTIVGCVFISALVLATASFLTQSRLPRSIPFIYLTIALLLIGAPRLMVRSIIMMLNRRSVDLKEPVIVYGAGYTGHQLTLALQGSQYKPVAFVDDNPALHRTVVANIKVYSPKMIEALIRTHRVSKVLLALGSTPNSRRAQVIKRLESLAISVQTVPAIPDILSGKARIEHIKDVEIEDLLGRDPVSSQPELMAANITDKVVMVTGAGGSIGSELCRQIIQHRPRAIVLFELNEFSLYQIERELQETPEFRTNHINLYSILGSVQKEHRVETIMRSFGVQTVYHAAAYKHVPLVEHNIVEGVRNNVYGTWYTAEAAIRAGVESFVLVSTDKAVRPTNIMGASKRLAELVLQGLAKRQNTTIFSMVRFGNVLGSSGSVVPLFREQIKNGGPVTVTHPEMVRYFMTIPEAAKLVIQAGAIGTGGDVFVLDMGEPVKIVDLATRMIHLSGLEIKDEDRPNGDIEIEFTGLRPGEKLYEELLIGSNVSGTQHPGILRAEEHHLSWEETKNLLDDLDVACHAYQCDRVKQLLVEAPTDYKASMLISDSVWRQKQNTGKLRVVN from the coding sequence ATGCTGGAAGCCCTGTTTGAGTCCTCCCGGACCACCAAACGCGTTATTTCCCTGATTTACGACACCGTCGCTATTGTTACCGCCTTTTACGCTGCCGTCTTCCTGCGGCTCGGCACCTTTAACTCCCAGTTTCTCGACAAAGACGTCACCGTCATCTCCATTACCCTGGTGGTGAGTCTCGCGGTTTTTATCCGTATGGGCATGTACCGCGCCATTCTGCGATACATGAGCACACCGGCCATGTTGACCATTGTCGGCTGCGTGTTTATCTCCGCCCTGGTCTTGGCCACCGCCAGCTTTCTGACCCAGTCGCGACTGCCCCGCTCCATTCCGTTCATCTACCTGACCATCGCCCTGCTGCTTATTGGCGCCCCGCGCCTGATGGTGCGCAGCATCATCATGATGCTCAACCGGCGCAGTGTGGACCTGAAAGAGCCGGTCATCGTCTACGGTGCCGGGTACACCGGTCACCAGCTCACTCTGGCGCTTCAGGGCTCCCAGTACAAACCCGTCGCCTTTGTGGATGACAACCCGGCCCTGCACCGCACCGTGGTGGCCAACATCAAGGTCTACAGCCCGAAGATGATTGAGGCTCTGATCCGGACGCACCGGGTCAGCAAGGTACTACTCGCGCTGGGCAGCACACCCAACTCCCGTCGGGCCCAGGTGATCAAACGCCTGGAATCCCTCGCCATCTCGGTTCAGACCGTGCCGGCCATTCCGGATATTCTGAGCGGCAAGGCCCGTATCGAACACATCAAGGATGTGGAAATTGAAGACCTGCTGGGCCGGGACCCGGTCTCCTCCCAGCCGGAGCTGATGGCCGCCAACATCACCGATAAAGTGGTCATGGTCACCGGTGCCGGTGGGTCCATCGGCAGTGAGCTGTGTCGCCAGATCATCCAGCACCGGCCTCGCGCCATCGTGCTGTTTGAGCTGAACGAATTCAGCCTCTACCAGATCGAGCGAGAACTGCAGGAAACCCCGGAATTCCGCACCAATCACATCAACCTGTACAGCATCCTGGGCTCGGTTCAGAAAGAACACCGGGTGGAAACCATCATGCGCAGCTTTGGTGTGCAGACCGTCTACCACGCCGCCGCCTACAAGCATGTGCCGCTGGTGGAGCACAACATCGTCGAGGGCGTGCGCAACAACGTCTACGGCACCTGGTACACCGCCGAGGCCGCCATTCGCGCCGGGGTGGAATCCTTTGTGCTGGTCTCCACCGACAAGGCCGTGCGCCCCACCAACATCATGGGCGCCTCCAAGCGACTGGCGGAGCTGGTACTGCAGGGCCTGGCCAAGCGCCAGAACACCACCATCTTCAGCATGGTCCGTTTTGGCAACGTGCTGGGCTCATCCGGCTCGGTGGTCCCGCTGTTCCGGGAACAGATCAAAAACGGTGGGCCGGTGACCGTCACCCACCCGGAAATGGTCCGCTACTTCATGACCATCCCCGAAGCCGCCAAACTGGTGATTCAGGCGGGCGCCATCGGTACCGGCGGCGACGTGTTTGTGCTGGATATGGGCGAGCCGGTGAAAATCGTCGATCTCGCCACCCGGATGATTCACCTCTCGGGCCTGGAAATCAAAGACGAAGACCGCCCCAACGGCGATATAGAAATCGAATTTACCGGCCTGCGCCCGGGCGAGAAGCTGTACGAAGAACTGCTGATCGGCAGCAACGTCTCCGGCACCCAGCACCCCGGCATCCTGCGCGCCGAAGAGCATCACCTGAGCTGGGAAGAAACCAAAAACCTGCTCGACGACCTCGACGTCGCTTGCCACGCCTACCAGTGCGACCGCGTCAAACAGCTATTGGTGGAAGCGCCCACGGATTACAAAGCCAGCATGCTGATCAGTGATTCGGTGTGGCGGCAGAAGCAAAACACAGGGAAATTGCGGGTGGTTAATTAA
- the mntA gene encoding type VII toxin-antitoxin system MntA family adenylyltransferase antitoxin, which yields MLAEDTINSLKLALADRADIRLAVLFGSMAEGRETAASDLDLAVETTAPLTTEQKMALIGELASRFGRAIDIIDIRQIGQPLLHEIVSKGVLVKGSVSDKGDLLYRSIMMEEDFGRYQRRILEGRRNQWIGL from the coding sequence ATGCTGGCTGAAGACACCATCAACTCACTCAAGCTTGCGTTGGCGGATCGGGCGGATATTCGCCTGGCGGTGCTCTTTGGTTCCATGGCTGAAGGTCGGGAGACGGCGGCAAGCGATCTCGATCTGGCTGTCGAGACAACCGCGCCGTTAACGACAGAGCAAAAGATGGCTCTGATCGGGGAACTCGCGAGTCGTTTTGGTCGTGCCATCGACATTATTGATATACGTCAAATCGGACAGCCCCTGCTCCATGAGATCGTCAGCAAGGGTGTCCTTGTCAAAGGTTCGGTGTCCGACAAAGGCGATCTTCTCTATCGAAGCATCATGATGGAAGAGGATTTTGGCCGTTATCAACGACGGATACTGGAGGGGAGGCGCAACCAGTGGATAGGGCTTTGA